Proteins encoded by one window of Glycine soja cultivar W05 chromosome 15, ASM419377v2, whole genome shotgun sequence:
- the LOC114386816 gene encoding style cell-cycle inhibitor 1-B-like gives MGSDRKSKRASPSQREDEKRSKRQRTVEDEERKKRKREKKEKRKDKKSHQHSKENNSDKGKLKDKHRSKHSKGDDHMEFQELSNDDYFAKNNEFATWLKEEKNVFFSDLLAESARVLFSDFVKAWNKGKLDSNYYEGIATGPRTSHNWNIKK, from the exons ATGGGAAGCGATAGAAAATCGAAACGAGCTTCACCCTCCCAACGTGAAG ATGAGAAGAGAAGCAAGAGGCAGAGAACGGTAGAGGATGAGGAAAGGAAGAAgcggaaaagggaaaagaaggagaaaaggaaGGACAAGAAATCTCACCAGCATTCCAAAGAAAATAATTCTGATAAGG GGAAGTTGAAAGATAAGCACAGAAGCAAACATAGCAAAGGTGATGACCATATG GAATTCCAAGAATTGTCAAATGATGACTATTTTGCGAAGAACAATGAGTTTGCTACCTggctaaaagaagagaagaatgtgTTTTTCTCTGATCTTTTGGCTGAGTCAGCGCGCGTGTTGTTTTCTGATTTCGTCAAAGCCTGGAACAAAGGAAAGCTTGATTCAAATTACTATGAAGGCATTGCAACTGGACCTCGCACATCCCATAACTGGAATATCAAGAAGTAG
- the LOC114388464 gene encoding transcription termination factor MTEF1, chloroplastic-like, with translation MASATATTLFTPNPMFSTEHHSLSPSPTIPKSFTGLCKPFHSRVPTSIPFFHCRRPKFFVRATVIKWRCPKQTIPPNDTGFQKKLLYLESIGIDSFLLIENHPTVITTSLADIRSTVEYITSLDFTAIEFRRMVGMCPEILTTQVSDLIPVFTFLHREVHVPGSDIKRVINRRPRLLVSSVSKRLRPTLYFLQSIGIEEVNKHTDLLSCSVEEKFMPRIDYFENIGFSRRDATSMFRRFPQLFCYSIKNNLEPKYSYFVVEMGRDLKELKEFPQYFSFSLENRIKPRHKQCVEMGVCFPLPALLKTSEVKFQSRLDVCVNSSTPLKTSPLWSAGCDVYDV, from the exons ATGGCCTCTGCCACTGCCACCACTCTCTTCACCCCTAACCCCATGTTTTCAACTGAACACCACTCTCTCTCTCCATCTCCAACCATTCCCAAATCCTTTACTGGCCTCTGCAAGCCCTTCCATTCAAGGGTTCCCACTTCCATCCCCTTCTTCCACTGCAGAAGACCCAAGTTCTTTGTCAGGGCCACA GTTATAAAGTGGAGATGTCCAAAGCAAACTATCCCTCCCAATGATACCGGTTTTCAAAAGAAACTCCTGTATCTGGAATCCATCGGTATTGACTCTTTCTTGCTTATTGAAAACCATCCAACAGTGATCACAACCTCTCTTGCTGACATAAGATCCACCGTGGAGTACATTACCTCCTTGGATTTCACTGCAATTGAGTTTCGGCGTATGGTTGGCATGTGCCCCGAGATTCTGACCACCCAAGTCTCAGACCTCATACCTGTCTTCACCTTCCTTCATCGTGAGGTTCATGTGCCTGGCTCAGATATTAAGCGTGTAATAAATCGTCGTCCCAGGTTGCTTGTCAGCAGTGTTAGTAAGCGACTTCGTCCTACCCTGTACTTCCTCCAAAGTATTGGCATAGAAGAGGTAAACAAGCACACTGACTTGCTATCATGTAGTGTTGAGGAAAAGTTCATGCCCAGGATTGATTACTTTGAGAATATTGGGTTTTCTCGCCGTGATGCAACTTCAATGTTCCGAAGATTTCCTCAGCTATTTTGTTATAGTATTAAAAATAACTTGGAGCCTAAATACAGTTACTTTGTGGTGGAGATGGGGAGAGATCTGAAGGAGCTGAAAGAATTCCCACAGTATTTCTCATTTAGCCTAGAGAATAGGATTAAGCCTAGGCATAAACAGTGTGTAGAAATGGGGGTGTGTTTTCCTCTCCCTGCCTTGTTAAAAACAAGTGAAGTGAAATTTCAAAGTAGATTAGACGTATGTGTAAATTCTTCAACCCCCTTGAAAACATCCCCTCTGTGGTCTGCTGGCTGTGATGTTTATGACGTATAG
- the LOC114388270 gene encoding proteasome subunit alpha type-2-A-like codes for MGDSQYSFSLTTFSPSGKLVQIEHALTAVGSGQTSLGIKAANGVVIATEKKLPSILVDEASVQKIQLLTPNIGVVYSGMGPDFRVLVRKSRKQAEQYHRLYKEPIPVTQLVREVAAVMQEFTQSGGVRPFGVSLLVAGFDDNGPQLYQVDPSGSYFSWKASAMGKNVSNAKTFLEKRYTDDMELDDAVHTAMLTLKEGFEGQISGKNIEIGIIGADKKFRVLTPAEIDDYLAEVE; via the exons ATGGGGGATAGTCAGTATTCGTTTTCTCTCACCACATTTAG CCCTTCTGGAAAGCTTGTTCAGATTGAGCATGCTTTGACGGCTGTTGGGTCTGGACAAACGTCTTTGGGAATTAAAG CTGCAAATGGAGTTGTCATTGCTACCGAGAAGAAATTACCATCTATATTGGTTGATGAAGCATCA GTCCAGAAAATTCAGTTATTAACACCAAATATAGGTGTCGTATATAG TGGCATGGGTCCCGATTTTCGAGTTTTGGTTCGAAAAAGCAGGAAACAAGCCGAGCAGTATCATCGGTTATATAAA GAACCAATTCCTGTCACTCAACTTGTCAGGGAAGTTGCCGCTGTAATGCAGGAATTTACTCAGTctgg TGGTGTCAGGCCTTTTGGAGTGTCTCTGCTAGTTGCCGGGTTTGATGATAATGGGCCACAATTATATCAG GTGGATCCATCAGGTTCATATTTTTCTTGGAAAGCTTCTGCTATGGGGAAAAATGTTTCTAATGCAAAGACGTTTCTTGAGAAGAG GTACACAGATGATATGGAGCTTGATGATGCAGTCCACACAGCAATGTTGACTCTGAAGGAAGG GTTTGAGGGACAGATCTCAGGAAAAAACATTGAAATTGGCATAATTGGTGCTGATAAAAAGTTCAG GGTATTGACACCAGCTGAAATTGATGACTATTTGGCTGAAGTAGAATAA
- the LOC114386649 gene encoding peroxidase 2-like, which translates to MRLNCPDSKNSSTSVDEFTISKMGMSYMQALSSSVSSGASFDTHYYQSLLRGRGLLFADQQLMAEEKTARLVSAYASDDGSTFRMDFARVMLKMSNLDVLTGLQGQVRVNCSLPVSS; encoded by the coding sequence ATGAGGCTAAACTGCCCAGATAGCAAGAACAGCAGCACAAGTGTAGACGAGTTTACGATCTCCAAAATGGGGATGTCATACATGCAAGCACTCTCATCTTCAGTTTCATCAGGAGCATCATTTGACACTCACTACTACCAGAGCCTGCTAAGAGGAAGAGGGCTTCTTTTCGCCGATCAGCAGCTGATGGCCGAGGAGAAAACCGCTAGATTGGTCTCTGCTTATGCTTCAGATGATGGATCAACCTTTCGCATGGACTTTGCCAGGGTCATGTTGAAAATGTCTAACCTTGATGTTCTCACTGGACTTCAAGGCCAGGTTCGAGTCAATTGCTCACTACCTGTGTCTTCTTAA
- the LOC114386259 gene encoding triacylglycerol lipase 2-like has protein sequence MAVTSWHTDHINFNRKKLLGAGTLMALVAFYQGQVLNKFRSAALLSPIAHMNQMTSILTKIAAVAFLANEIYWLGLREFVPNGDVAVKFAKDFCHILNLKCSNLMTLFAGPNCCLNSSTIDVFLDHEPQPTSTKNLVHLSQMIRTGTIAKYDYGDQGQNMQHYGQPLPPLYDMTGIPNEFPLFLSYGGQDTLSDAKDVQVLLNDLKDHDRNKLVVMLNEDYAHVDFVMGVNANQMIYDPMMDFFKVN, from the exons ATGGCAGTTACGTCATGGCATACAGATCACATTAACTTTAACAGGAAAAAGCTATTGGGGGCT GGAACTTTAATGGCTTTAGTTGCTTTCTATCAAGGACAAGTGCTGAACAAGTTTAGATCAGCTGCATTACTTAGCCCAATTGCCCATATGAATCAAATGACATCAATACTAACAAAAATTGCTGCTGTTGCATTTCTAGCTAAT GAAATATACTGGTTAGGACTCCGCGAATTTGTTCCAAACGG GGATGTTGCAGTAAAATTTGCGAAAGACTTCTGCCATATTCTAAACTTGAAGTGCTCAAACCTAATGACACTTTTCGCAG GTCCCAATTGCTGCTTAAATTCGTCCACGATAGATGTCTTTCTTGATCATGAACCACAGCCAACATCAACTAAGAATTTGGTCCATCTATCTCAAA TGATCAGAACAGGAACAATAGCAAAATATGATTATGGTGATCAAGGACAAAATATGCAGCACTATGGACAACCACTTCCTCCTCTTTATGACATGACCGGAATTCCGAATGAATTTCCTCTTTTCCTCAGCTATGGAGGGCAAGATACGCTATCTGATGCAAAGGATGTGCAGGTTTTGCTCAATGACCTCAAAGATCATGATAGGAACAAGCTCGTGGTAATGTTGAACGAAGACTATGCTCACGTTGATTTTGTTATGGGTGTTAATGCTAATCAAATGATCTATGATCCTATGATGGATTTCTTCAAGGTTAATTGA
- the LOC114386258 gene encoding putative Peroxidase 48 translates to MRSCINLWIVAALVIPVLLTLRSPRGETQTQTQTTSSFSDSSTFSVKLANSFPFNQRIRDGSNLEYDFYMDTCPQAEGVVRSALTRIYFDHRDVAPALLRLFFHDCFIEGCDASLLLDENNGDRNLSVEKQAVPNQTLRGFDKIDLIKEEVEQACPGVVSCADILALAARDSIVLAGGPFYPVLTGRRDSHQSFFEEATDQIPRPDDNVTRTLNLFNLRGFNARETFPILNKL, encoded by the exons ATGCGAAGCTGCATCAACCTCTGGATCGTGGCGGCACTCGTCATCCCCGTGCTCCTCACTCTCAGAAGCCCTCGAGGCGAAACCCAAACCCAAACCCAAACCACTTCTTCTTTCTCCGATTCTTCTACCTTCTCCGTGAAGCTTGCGAACTCATTTCCATTCAACCAAAGGATCCGAGATGGGTCGAATCTCGAATACGACTTCTACATGGATACGTGTCCCCAAGCGGAGGGTGTTGTTCGTTCGGCGCTCACTCGCATCTACTTCGACCACAGGGACGTTGCACCTGCTCTTCTTCGTCTCTTCTTCCACGATTGCTTCATCGAg GGGTGTGATGCTTCGTTGCTGTTGGATGAGAACAATGGTGATAGAAACCTTTCCGTGGAGAAGCAGGCCGTGCCGAATCAGACATTGAGAGGTTTTGACAAAATTGACTTGATCAAGGAAGAGGTGGAGCAAGCATGTCCCGGGGTTGTGTCTTGTGCTGACATACTTGCTCTTGCAGCAAGAGATTCCATTGTTTTG GCTGGTGGACCTTTCTATCCAGTTTTAACAGGCAGAAGGGATAGCCATCAATCATTTTTCGAGGAAGCAACTGATCAGATTCCCAGACCTGATGATAACGTTACACGCACACTTAATCTCTTCAATCTCAGAGGATTTAATGCAAGAGAAACA TTCCCCATTCTTAATAAGTTGTAA